AATCAACATTAGAAAGCGCAGAGTCCATTTGTGTTGTATTAGAAATTCCCTCAATATCCATTCTTTCACTTAGCCCAATCCTTTTACATTTCCTCTCTTCCAGTTCAAGCCCATCCAACTCCTCCTGACCCAGCCCATTAacattttttgaaaatttatttcCCTCCCCAATATTACTAATATTCAGATCTTTATTAGTATATCCCTTAAAATTTGCTCCCCCAACAAACTCAGTTCCATTTTTTTGTTGTACTCCCGTATTCCTTGCTAAGCCTTGATTTTGAAATCTCTGATTATCCTCCTTTCCGTTTCTCCCGCCCCAACTTGCATCACCCTCATCACGCAACCACTTACTCCTCCCTTGCGCCGCCAGCCTCCTTGGTGGTGCACGGAGCCAACTTCCCCATTCACGAGTTCTCCCATCCGTTCCTCCttcaaatttcttcttacaaAATCTTTCTGTATGTGTCAACATACCACATACAAAACAGAAATCGCCAAGCTTCTCATACTTACAATTCACAATAAACTCAGACTTATCTTTCTTACAtatcttcttcttccttttcaaTGGAGCTCTCACATCCACCTTTATTTTGATGCGCATATATTCTCTCCATATACTTGCATTATTACTTAAATCATACGTTACAAATGACCCAAAGAAATTCCCCAGCTGCCTCCCTATTGACTCTGCCATATATCCACCAGGAAGGTCGTATAACTGAATCCAAAACTCAACTTCATTAAGAGGCACCTTCGTTGGATCACCCCCAGCTGGAATCACGTAGTCACAAGCGTTGCATTTTCGAAAATCCAAGGACCATTGCTCATCATCCAATGCATATCATCTTTGTGATAAAACTGAAACAAAAACAGACCCGGCGTCAACATCTTAATGTTTATCCCCATAGCAGGCTTCCAGATATCAGCCATCTTTGACTTTATTGCACGTACATTCAGATTTTTCTCCGTGAGAAATTTCCCCACCAGGCATAATTCAAATCTATTCTCGCAATCATCCACCTCCTCATCCAAAACTAACTCTTCATTCTCTTCATTTATTATATCTAACCCAGACATCAGCTCATCAATATTGTTCTCCGTTACCATAATGTTTTAACAGCCTCTCACAATCTACAATCGATATGAGAGAAACACTCTGAAAACTCTCACATATACATGGAGAGAATGTATATTTTCACTTCTCTTTAATTTCAATAAATCTCTTAAATTTCGGGATACCACCTAAATTTCATGTCACTTCTTAATTGCTTCATGTTAAATTGAATATCACTTTATAATTTGAAAGTTAACGAAGTTCATAGAATTTGTTTTACTTCATAATCTTATAGATTGACTTTATAAAATCAAAAGTCTTGAACACGTTTTGGCCACTGTTGATTTCTTCTTAATCTATTTTATAGCCATATCTTTGACCTAGTCTGCTCCGATTAGATTATCTAATATCAAATTCAAGTGTTTGACCTATGACTGACGCGGTTGTTTGGCTGCTATGCCCATCCACGattcataaaatatttatacaCACACATGTGCATTTATTAGTTCATTTCGTGCTAATATTTCAGTTAGCTTTCGTTACTTCAGTTTTACATCAAGCAAGCATCCTATGAAAACTACACATTTCTCATGCCTTCTATTGACACTTTTGGTCCAAGTCAGCTTGTTATGTGTATTGGCTTCTGGCCAATGTCTAGACTCTCAAAGACGCTTGTTGCTTCAGCTAAAACAGAGTTTAACGTTTGATTCTTCGGTATCGACGAAGCTAGTTCAATGGAATCGAACTACAATTGATTGCTGCAGTTGGAGAGGTGTAACTTGCAGGAAAAATAGTGGCCGTGTTATTGGTCTAGACCTCGATAATGAGGGCATCACTAGTGAAATAAACAGTTCCAGCACTTTATTCAGACTTCAGTTTCTCGAGAGGTTGAACTTGGCTTCAAACAGTTTTAATGATACACAAATCCCATCTGGATTGGTACATTTCACCAGTTTAGCGTATCTGAACTTGTCAAATTCATTTAGCGGTCAAGTTCCGAACGTGTTCTCGCGAATGAAAAAGTTGGCTGTTCTTGATCTCTCTAGTTCTTACTCCTTAAAGATAGAAAAGCCAAGGTTGAGCATAATCGTTCAGAATCTTACACAACTTGCTGAACTTTATCTTGATTCCGTTGATATGTCAAGCCAAGGATCTGATTGGTCCCGAGCTATATCATCTTCACTGCCTAATTTGAGAATCCTGAGCTTGACAACTTGTCAGATTACTGGTCCTATAGATTCTTCTTTTGGCAAACTTCAGTTTCTTTCAGTGATCAAACTCGATTTCAACAGTCTGAATATCCCATTTCCAGAATCTTTTGCAAACTTGAGTAGTTTGACCTTTTTAAGTCTTCATTCATGTAATTTCAGTGGAGTGTTTCCCCAAAGGATCTTGCAGATACCGACTCTTCAGACTCTGCGATTGTCGTACAATGAACTTCTCAAGGGTTCTCTGCCAGAATTTCCTCGAAAAGGATCCCTCCGAGAGTTGTTCCTCTACAATACTAACTTTTCAGGTGGAGTGCCAGAGTCAATTGGTAACATGGGCAGGTTGTATGAGATAGATTTAAGCCAAAGCAATTTTAGTGGAAGAATCCCACAATCAATGGCAAACCTTACTCAACTTGTTCGTTTGAACTTCGCGTACAACAAATTTTCAGGTATTATACCACCATTAGGTAAATCCAAGAACTTGACATACATAGATTTATCTAATAATCAGTTATCTGGTCCAATCCCCTCAACTCACTTTGAAGGCCTTGATAATCTTGTACATATTGATCTGAGTTTCAATATGTTCAATGGAAGCATTCCATCATCTTTGTTTGCTTTCCCATTATTGCAGAATTTTTTGCTTCATTTCAATCACTTTGATGGTGAACTGAATAATTTTTCTAGTGCTTCAACGTCTCAGTTGGAGACACTTACTTTAAGTAGCAACAAGCTCAATGGACCTATTCCGGCGTCCTTTTTTGATCTCAAAAATCTAAAATCCCTGTCTCTGTCTTATAACAACCTTTCTGGAACACTTCAACTCGAGAGATTTCAAAAACTTGAAAACCTCTACTCTCTTGATCTTTCTCATAACCGGTTGTCAATTACAACAAGTAGCGATGATTCTAGCACATCTCTACTTCCCGGTATCTACCTGTTATTTTTGGCTTCGTGCAATCTTAAAGACTTTCCTAATCTGAGAAATCAATCAGAGCTTCAATATTTGGACCTTTCAGACAATCAAATTGGTGGAGAAATACCAAATTGGATTTGGAATATAGGCCAAGGATCTTTCCCATCAGTTAATCTTTCGCATAACCTGTTAACAAGTCTCCAGGAACCTTATGTTCTTCCTAAATTAAGTTACCTTGACTTGCACTCCAACCACTTGACTGGGAAAATCCCAATACCACCTGATATCTCTGAATATGCGGATTACTCTTCCAACAATTTCAGTTCTTCAATCCCTCCCGATATTGGATATAATATCAGCGCTGCATACTTCTTTTCTGCTTCCAGAAACAACTTGACGGGAACCATCCCCGAGTCCATATGCAATGCTGCCAACCTTGCAGTTCTTGATTTATCCAACAATATATTTAGTGGGAAGATACCTTCATGTTTACTTCACAAGGGCAAAGTTCTAGAAGTGTTGAATCTAGGAAATAACAATCTCACTGGAAATATTTCTGGAACATCTGTGAAAGATTGTGGTTTAAAATCTTTAGACCTTCATGCAAATCAGTTGGAAGGAAACATACCAGCATCCCTTGCGAATTGCACTACGTTAGAGGTACTGAACTTGGGAAACAATCACCTTGGTGGTACTTTTCCATGCTTCATGAAAAGCTCTAGTAGTTTACGTGTCCTTGTATTGCGATTCAACAATTTTAATGGAAGCATTTTATGTTCAGGGCCAAGAAATCATTGGCCAAACCTTCAAATCATTGACATAGCTTCTAATCAGTTCAATGACAAGGTACCTCAGAATTGGTTTGTCAATTGGACAGGAATGATGGATGGCAAGAATGATGCACAACTAAAGGTCGATTACCTTTCTACATCAGATAATTATTTGGATACTGTGACAGTTACAGTCAAAGGGCTACAGATAGAGCTTGTGAAGATTTTAACGATCTTCAATACTATTGACATTTCGAACAACAGGCTTGAAGGAGAGATACCAGACATGTTTGGACAACTCAAATGGCTCCGCCTTCTGAACTTATCACACAACGTGTTTACAAACTCAATTCCAGCATCACTTGGAAATCTGAAACAACTTGAAGCCTTAGACTTGTCAGTGAATAAGCTAGGTGGAACAATCCCCATGGAGCTTGCAAGTCTGAATTTCCTTTCATTTTTGAACTTGTCATATAATCAACTGACTGGAAGAATTCCAACCGCATCCCAGTTTTACACCTTTGAAGAAGAATCTTTTATGGGAAATAAGGCATTATGTGGGAATCCGTTAAACATTTCCTGTGTTGAAGCTGAAAGGAAACCATCATCCGGGCCAAAGTATGAACAGGATTCCAGTGACAAGATTCAGTGGGAAATGATATCAGCTGAAATCGGTTTCTCTGTTGGCTTAGGCATTGTTGTGCTGCCTCTTTTCTTTTACAAGAGATGGAGAAGATATTACTACGAACATGTTGATCGAGCTCTTTCGAAGATTATACATATTCTACCTCAAAAGAGAAGATATCAGGGACAAAGAAGAGCTAATGGAACTCGAGCTCGTAGAGGAAGGATGTAAGCTTTAGAGAGTTATGAATGACTAATGCAGCCAAGGAATCCATAACTGCACAATctgtttttgtttttctttttttaattCTATGTGATAAAACAAACATTTCCGTGCACGTATAAAAGCGCTCTATTGCTAAACTTTATGCTAGTAAACCACAGGACTGCATTCTTTAACAAGGCCTCAATTTTAAAAGATTGAATACTAAATATGATGTCTCAGATGATGAGATGAAAGAGCACAGGTTAACATATCAAATTACAATATTAGTAATCTTAAAATTCGAAACGGGTTATTTAATTTTCCAGAAAACATTTGATCCACCTCCCAGATCTATGGCTCGCTCAAGTCATTACCTGTCTTATCTGAAAACAACCTCCAGAGAGTATCAGCaagttaaaaaaaaattaaaaaaaaaattcctgTTTGTCAAATTGTAATCATCAGTGGGGGAAGTTCAaattttgatcaatttgactttgGAAAGTGAAATTACAcctatttaatttaaatttggaaAGTGAAATACGCCAATTTGAGTAAGACGGAGTGAGTATTATCTTTTTACTAGAATGCATTCACAGAGCATATCTCATATGTTTAGATATGAAAACAAGGATAACAAAGCCCATTAAACAGAAAACAAGTTGTAGAGTGATGAGATTTTGCAGCCCAACTGAAGCAAAATGAAGTTAATTAACATGTGAATCCCATCCAAACGTTCAAGTTAAGCATGGTTGGAAGGTAATGTTTAGCCCAAACCAAGCTCAACCATATAACAAGCAAATCGGCACATAAATAATGATAGGCCGTGCATGAAAATTTTGGCATTCGAACAATGACTGTATGGATTAAGATAAACGGCATACGGTCTGCACTAAAAGTTGTGATTTGAACGGCTGCAGATCCAGGAATTTTTTAGGGGGTTGCGAGTAAATCTTGGAGAAACATTcttatattttttgaatttttattatgACACCATcatatatattttcaaatattttaatagtTAAAAACGTAAAATTTGATTAGGAATCCTCGGTATCTAAGATCCGCCCATGCTTAAACCAACATACATATTTTCCCTGCAAAAAATATTCATATTAATAACTAGTCCGCTCTATTTGtcaaatggacagagaaataaACGTTCAGGTGAGCAAAGTAAGCATACATATAGACCAGTGATGGTGATTGGGGAGACAAGGTTTGGTTCGATGATGAAAGAGGACAGCTTCCAGAGGGTTGGTTGAGACTTAAGAGATTAAATGCAAAACTACCCTATTATCAGTATTCATATTCTTGACAGAGTTTTAATAGGGTGGTGGCCTTATATGTCACTTTGACATAGAAGATGGCCCAAATTGTCGGTTTCGGAAAAGATGGACCAAATTGTCACTTCATAACGGAAGTTCGTCTTCCGTTTtgacattttttaaaaaaaagttaaaaCGGAACTTCGTGAACCGTTAGAATTAAGTAAAACGTGGTTTCGTCCGCCGTTTTgggttttttaaaaaaattattattaaatcgTTTAGACTAAGACGGAGGTTAATAAACCGTTTTCCTGTTAAGTAAAACGTGGTTTAAAGAAACGTTTTTGTGAAATATTTTTGTATCAAAACGGAACACGATGTGCCGTTTTAATCAAAACGTTATATAAAGAACCGTTTTGCATGTTGAACTTCAGTAGCTTCAGTTATTTTCAGCAGTTACTggcatttttttaaaatttttactaAAATACATCAAAACATTATAAAAACTTGCTATTTCATGtaattaaaacataaaattaGATTGATAATAAAAAAACACACGAATACATTAAAATAAGTAATAAAATTCTTCAAAGTCAATACAATTTTTTAGGAAACATTGTTACTAAACAAATCACTAATATAACTCATTTTTTTCCCTTGGGTGCTTGAAAATCCATCGCATTTTGATATCTCGTCGACTTCCTTCTTCCTTTCTTTTTCTCAACATCTTTGTCATGTATCACGGTTGGGAAATTAATACCCGTCGGTCAACGAGAATCTCCTTTGCTAGGAATGGGTTCGAAAACACCATTGTAAACCATTGATGCATTGTCTGACCTATAGATTTCGTCAACCAACGATTCATGACTCAATTTCAAATGTGCGCAACATGCTATAACATGAGAATATGGAATACGATACGTTTGCCATTTCCCACAAGAACACAAGTACTCGGGAATCCTAACGGTATGCTTATTCCCCCCCTTTTGGTCAACCTTTCTAGTTACTACTTCAAACAACAATGAATTTCGATCATAAACTTTAACACTATGACCCCTAGCACGCACAATGGACCGACTCAACCTCTTGCTTGCATGATTAGTAAACAATCGACCTTTAGATAATTCAGTTGCAATTTCCAAACGCCTTTCATCAAAATACTCAACCGTCTTAAAAAATAATGCTCTAACCAATGAACTAATCGGGAGTTTTCTAGCATCAAGGATCGCATTGTTCCAACTTTCTGCATGGTTAGTGGTCATCATGCCATAACGCTTCCCTCCATCATATGCTAAAGACCATTTACTTAATGGTTTATCCTCAAACCATTCTGCCGTCCTAGGCTCCACAATCAACAGTTGTTCCCATAAATATTCAAACTTCTTCTCTTGCACCTGAGAAGCCAACTCAACTAACCTATTTTTCAAACCCTTTCTCCTATGTGCAGTACAAAAATTTGCAGCCAAGTGTCTAATGCAAAACCTATGATGGTCAAGGGGCTCGCACCATCCTATCTGTTGCATAGCAGCAATAATACCAGCATGTCTATCAGAAATTACACAAATCTCATGTCTTCTACCTGCCACAAACCTCCTCAATCTATCCATGAACCACCCCCAACTAGAAACATTCTCGGATTCGACAATAGCAAATGCAACTGGAAGAATATGACTAAACCCATCCACTGCCACAACACTCAATAGTACACCCGAATATGGACCGTATAGGTGAGTCCCATCTATATGTATGACAGGCATACAATGCTCAAATCCATCAATACATGGTTTGAAAGCCCAGAAGAGTCTCTTGAATGTCACTTCCTGTTCAAAATAAGACATAATATACTCGTTAACTACAAAAACATTACATAAATAtggaaaattatttaaaaatctaCGCGATACTAGTATAAAGAGATAGAATACCTCTAAGCTCCCCCGATCTTCCATCTCATCCTCCTTAAAAAACCAATCAACCTTGGTTCCCACATTAAAACATTGGAACGCTTCCATCAAAAAGGGGAGATCCTCATATGAACCTTCCCAAGAACCATGTTCTTCATCCATTGCTAGCTTTTTCGCATCTCTAATCTTCTTTCTTCCCGGTTGGTAACCAAAAATGCTTTTCACCGTGGCCATCAAAACTTTTTCCTTAACCATGGGATCCACAACAATTTGATCCTTAACTAGTTCAAGAATATCATAAGATGTCAAATTAGGATGGTCTTGAGTAACGGTGGTGCGCAAACATGTGTGTGGTCCCGAAGTTTCCATAATTTGAAATTTTCCAAGTGATTTCCGCAACCTAGCTTTTAAACTCCATTTACAACCACTATCCTTATTCTTACAAACAACAATCCAATACACATCACTTGATCTAACCACCTTAATCTCTTGATGATTCCGGATATGAAAGTCTCTAACCGTATGCATCAACACTTTTTTTGAGTCGAATATCATCCCCTCCCTCAACTCCATTGGCTCCAATGTCTCCTCCCGTGTAATCAAAGCCGAATCAACAACATCATAAGCATCCAAACTTCTACTACTAACCGTATCACCACCAACATACATACTACTAGTAGTTTGACAATCAAAACCCCTACTACCACTCCTCTCGGAAACTCTCGAACTAGTTTCCACAACTCTCGTACTTGTTTCAATTAATGGACAAGTTgaatttttttgtaaataaatttCAACAAAGAAAGGAGGTCCATTCGAAACAATAATTCCAAACATCATctcaacatcatcatcatcatcaaccGGAATAATACCAAATTTCATATCATTGAAATTT
The sequence above is drawn from the Apium graveolens cultivar Ventura chromosome 2, ASM990537v1, whole genome shotgun sequence genome and encodes:
- the LOC141707491 gene encoding receptor-like protein 7 — protein: MKTTHFSCLLLTLLVQVSLLCVLASGQCLDSQRRLLLQLKQSLTFDSSVSTKLVQWNRTTIDCCSWRGVTCRKNSGRVIGLDLDNEGITSEINSSSTLFRLQFLERLNLASNSFNDTQIPSGLVHFTSLAYLNLSNSFSGQVPNVFSRMKKLAVLDLSSSYSLKIEKPRLSIIVQNLTQLAELYLDSVDMSSQGSDWSRAISSSLPNLRILSLTTCQITGPIDSSFGKLQFLSVIKLDFNSLNIPFPESFANLSSLTFLSLHSCNFSGVFPQRILQIPTLQTLRLSYNELLKGSLPEFPRKGSLRELFLYNTNFSGGVPESIGNMGRLYEIDLSQSNFSGRIPQSMANLTQLVRLNFAYNKFSGIIPPLGKSKNLTYIDLSNNQLSGPIPSTHFEGLDNLVHIDLSFNMFNGSIPSSLFAFPLLQNFLLHFNHFDGELNNFSSASTSQLETLTLSSNKLNGPIPASFFDLKNLKSLSLSYNNLSGTLQLERFQKLENLYSLDLSHNRLSITTSSDDSSTSLLPGIYLLFLASCNLKDFPNLRNQSELQYLDLSDNQIGGEIPNWIWNIGQGSFPSVNLSHNLLTSLQEPYVLPKLSYLDLHSNHLTGKIPIPPDISEYADYSSNNFSSSIPPDIGYNISAAYFFSASRNNLTGTIPESICNAANLAVLDLSNNIFSGKIPSCLLHKGKVLEVLNLGNNNLTGNISGTSVKDCGLKSLDLHANQLEGNIPASLANCTTLEVLNLGNNHLGGTFPCFMKSSSSLRVLVLRFNNFNGSILCSGPRNHWPNLQIIDIASNQFNDKVPQNWFVNWTGMMDGKNDAQLKVDYLSTSDNYLDTVTVTVKGLQIELVKILTIFNTIDISNNRLEGEIPDMFGQLKWLRLLNLSHNVFTNSIPASLGNLKQLEALDLSVNKLGGTIPMELASLNFLSFLNLSYNQLTGRIPTASQFYTFEEESFMGNKALCGNPLNISCVEAERKPSSGPKYEQDSSDKIQWEMISAEIGFSVGLGIVVLPLFFYKRWRRYYYEHVDRALSKIIHILPQKRRYQGQRRANGTRARRGRM
- the LOC141690478 gene encoding uncharacterized protein LOC141690478 — encoded protein: MASGSGSGAQSVTVIAWIYTDGNIRKTQLEGYVYDKPVSKQVRLDSSMNFNNLRDVLFLKLKIDRSLYDFKLCYRWKNFNDMKFGIIPVDDDDDVEMMFGIIVSNGPPFFVEIYLQKNSTCPLIETSTRVVETSSRVSERSGSRGFDCQTTSSMYVGGDTVSSRSLDAYDVVDSALITREETLEPMELREGMIFDSKKVLMHTVRDFHIRNHQEIKVVRSSDVYWIVVCKNKDSGCKWSLKARLRKSLGKFQIMETSGPHTCLRTTVTQDHPNLTSYDILELVKDQIVVDPMVKEKVLMATVKSIFGYQPGRKKIRDAKKLAMDEEHGSWEGSYEDLPFLMEAFQCFNVGTKVDWFFKEDEMEDRGSLEEVTFKRLFWAFKPCIDGFEHCMPVIHIDGTHLYGPYSGVLLSVVAVDGFSHILPVAFAIVESENVSSWGWFMDRLRRFVAGRRHEICVISDRHAGIIAAMQQIGWCEPLDHHRFCIRHLAANFCTAHRRKGLKNRLVELASQVQEKKFEYLWEQLLIVEPRTAEWFEDKPLSKWSLAYDGGKRYGMMTTNHAESWNNAILDARKLPISSLVRALFFKTVEYFDERRLEIATELSKGRLFTNHASKRLSRSIVRARGHSVKVYDRNSLLFEVVTRKVDQKGGNKHTVRIPEYLCSCGKWQTYRIPYSHVIACCAHLKLSHESLVDEIYRSDNASMVYNGVFEPIPSKGDSR